The following are encoded together in the Candidatus Methylomirabilis oxygeniifera genome:
- the lpxD gene encoding UDP-3-O-(3-hydroxymyristoyl)-glucosamine N-acyltransferase (Evidence 2a : Function of homologous gene experimentally demonstrated in an other organism; PubMedId : 8293817, 8586272, 9197543; Product type e : enzyme): MQLRELAEKLNCRLVGDGEIEVRHLAPLHEACEGDLAFVAHARDLPKLETSKASAVIVPEGSPPCSKPALLTNDPYLAFVGALRLFYTPDSPTPGIHPSSIVREGVRLAMDVAIGPLSVVEADVTIGRGTVVGAQVYIGKGSRIGADCWLYPQVMIREGAEIGDRVIVHSGTVIGSDGFGYLRDGQGIRIKVPQVGRVIIEDDVEIGANVTIDRATIGATRIKHGTKIDNLVQIAHNVVVGADTVIVALTGISGSATIGDRVTLAGQVGIVDHIEIGDDVTVGAQAGVAKSLPSGSVVLGSPAVPHLAFKRSVAAANRLPSILRTLKRIETRLASLERTIEEGDVEAQSSQSSFERRPQ, from the coding sequence ATGCAACTGAGGGAGCTGGCTGAAAAGCTGAACTGCCGGCTGGTCGGTGACGGTGAGATCGAGGTCCGTCATCTCGCTCCGCTGCACGAGGCGTGTGAGGGGGACCTGGCTTTTGTGGCACACGCTCGTGATCTGCCGAAGCTGGAGACGAGTAAGGCCTCCGCTGTCATCGTACCTGAGGGGAGCCCACCCTGTTCTAAGCCGGCCCTGCTGACGAACGATCCGTATCTGGCTTTTGTCGGGGCCCTTCGTCTCTTCTATACCCCGGACAGCCCAACGCCAGGCATCCATCCATCCAGCATTGTACGCGAGGGCGTACGTCTGGCGATGGATGTTGCGATCGGGCCGCTCTCAGTCGTTGAGGCGGATGTGACGATCGGCCGGGGGACTGTTGTGGGTGCCCAGGTCTATATCGGGAAAGGCTCCCGTATCGGCGCCGACTGCTGGCTTTACCCGCAGGTGATGATCCGGGAGGGTGCCGAGATCGGCGATCGCGTGATCGTTCATAGCGGGACCGTCATCGGGAGCGATGGCTTCGGCTATCTGAGAGATGGACAGGGGATCCGTATCAAAGTTCCGCAGGTGGGGCGGGTCATTATCGAGGATGATGTAGAGATCGGCGCGAATGTCACAATCGACCGGGCGACCATAGGGGCGACGAGGATCAAACATGGGACCAAGATCGACAATCTGGTCCAGATCGCACACAACGTGGTCGTTGGAGCAGATACGGTCATTGTGGCCCTGACCGGTATTTCCGGCAGCGCGACGATCGGAGATCGAGTGACGCTCGCCGGTCAGGTCGGGATTGTCGATCATATTGAAATCGGCGACGATGTCACTGTGGGTGCGCAAGCCGGAGTTGCGAAGAGTCTCCCATCCGGGAGTGTTGTTCTGGGTTCTCCCGCTGTTCCGCATCTCGCATTTAAGCGCAGCGTTGCTGCAGCAAATCGGCTCCCCTCGATCCTGAGAACCCTCAAGCGCATTGAGACGCGTCTGGCATCGTTAGAACGCACTATTGAGGAAGGGGATGTAGAGGCGCAGTCTTCTCAATCGAGTTTCGAGAGGAGACCCCAGTGA
- a CDS encoding putative Outer membrane chaperone Skp (OmpH) precursor (Evidence 3 : Function proposed based on presence of conserved amino acid motif, structural feature or limited homology) — protein MMGMMYGWRWRLFWVAVAVVLTASVSWAADPPVRLGFVDLQTVITQSKEGQTAMNTVKAEATEKQKEISAKEAEIKQMDADLQKQASALSEAARKDREEEIRRKLRDLKRVTEDFNRDLAKREGEMVNDLLKDLTTVIRDYGKEKGYGLIIEKGQSGVIYGNDAADLTKEILERYNTRRSKK, from the coding sequence ATGATGGGTATGATGTACGGTTGGCGATGGCGGCTGTTCTGGGTGGCTGTGGCGGTGGTCTTGACGGCATCCGTAAGTTGGGCTGCGGATCCGCCGGTACGACTCGGGTTTGTCGACCTTCAGACGGTGATCACGCAGTCGAAAGAGGGGCAGACGGCGATGAATACCGTCAAGGCGGAGGCGACAGAGAAACAGAAGGAGATCAGCGCGAAAGAGGCTGAGATCAAGCAGATGGACGCCGATCTCCAGAAACAGGCGTCTGCCCTGAGTGAGGCCGCACGGAAGGACAGAGAGGAAGAGATCAGACGTAAGTTGCGGGACCTCAAGCGAGTCACCGAAGATTTTAACCGTGACCTGGCCAAGCGGGAAGGTGAGATGGTCAATGATCTACTCAAGGATCTCACGACCGTGATCCGGGACTACGGCAAAGAGAAAGGATATGGCCTCATCATTGAGAAGGGGCAGAGCGGTGTGATCTACGGCAACGACGCGGCCGACCTTACCAAAGAGATCCTCGAACGTTACAACACCCGCCGAAGCAAAAAGTAG
- a CDS encoding putative Surface antigen (D15) precursor (Evidence 3 : Function proposed based on presence of conserved amino acid motif, structural feature or limited homology) translates to MVPAFANRVTFLAVTSLLLFLALAFGKAYGQEQAQVKQLDIKGSRKIDEATIRFKLKTRVGESFSLEKIREDVKTVYRLGFYDDVAVDAEVFEGGLKIAFILTEKPTIREVKIRGNKQIATDKIKEKLTLTEGGVFNPQTVAANVEKVRQFYEEEGYYQAKVAPQTDKTPEGDISVAFEINEGGKFDISTIRILGAKGLSDEEIKARMATRELFLFFFFGTLKRDELQRDLDRIKAYYLDNGYLDVKVGEPEIRVVEARQKLEIGIRVEEGPQYRVGELGVIGNTVFSAEDVLKPLQIARQGIFSREVLQRDLLTLTDRYSERGYLFADIAPTINTDRENHIVDVGLEISEGKQAFLERIEISGNTKTRDKVVRREIPLNEGDLYNSRLLARGRQNLNNLGFFEDVKIETRRGTSEDRVDIDVLVKEKPTGSFSIGGGFSSIDGILGSGSISQNNFFGLGQRISVSAQVGARASRFVLNFFDPYILDTGTSLDVSVFNQRLLFDQQTGFNQDSKGGSIAFGRRLYKELFGNLGYRYERNKIFDVEDTAPKTIKDEEGINKTGRVSLGLSMDLRDNRLDPTKGFTGSATYQFAGNFLGGSNKFHRFNLDLGYYHPLIWKVIGHIRGNLIVANAYGGKDLPVQERIYLGGTTTVRGFKTFHLSPTETVKDDAGNIIGDERIGGTKALYFNNEVMFPLYDPLGLKGLIFFDAGNVWAEGESLSFKLRPTAGGGVRVATPFGLVRVEWGLNLDKRPGESSSAVHLTMGSTF, encoded by the coding sequence TTGGTACCGGCCTTCGCGAATCGCGTAACGTTTCTCGCCGTCACTTCTCTCCTTCTTTTTCTGGCGTTGGCGTTCGGCAAAGCTTACGGCCAGGAACAGGCGCAGGTCAAGCAACTCGATATCAAGGGAAGCCGAAAGATCGACGAGGCGACCATCCGGTTTAAGCTGAAGACCCGGGTTGGGGAGTCGTTCTCTCTGGAAAAGATCAGAGAGGATGTCAAGACAGTCTACCGATTGGGCTTCTACGACGATGTCGCTGTGGATGCCGAGGTCTTTGAGGGAGGTCTGAAGATCGCTTTCATCCTCACTGAAAAGCCGACCATCCGTGAGGTGAAGATCCGCGGCAACAAGCAGATTGCTACCGACAAGATCAAAGAGAAACTCACGCTCACTGAGGGCGGGGTATTTAACCCACAGACCGTTGCCGCGAACGTGGAGAAGGTCAGGCAGTTTTACGAAGAAGAGGGATATTACCAGGCGAAGGTTGCCCCGCAAACAGACAAGACACCGGAGGGGGACATCTCGGTCGCTTTCGAGATTAACGAGGGGGGAAAGTTCGATATTTCGACTATTCGAATCCTTGGGGCTAAAGGGTTGAGCGACGAGGAGATCAAGGCGCGCATGGCCACCAGGGAACTATTCCTGTTTTTCTTTTTTGGAACGCTGAAACGCGATGAGTTGCAACGCGATCTCGATCGGATTAAAGCGTACTACTTGGATAACGGCTATCTCGACGTTAAAGTGGGAGAGCCGGAGATCCGGGTGGTTGAGGCACGGCAGAAACTCGAGATCGGCATCCGGGTGGAAGAAGGCCCGCAGTACCGGGTGGGGGAGTTAGGCGTGATAGGCAACACGGTCTTTTCTGCCGAGGACGTGTTAAAACCGCTTCAGATTGCCAGACAGGGGATTTTCAGCCGGGAGGTGCTCCAGCGGGACCTACTGACCCTCACTGATCGGTATTCGGAGCGCGGCTATCTCTTTGCAGATATCGCTCCCACCATTAATACCGATCGGGAGAACCATATTGTGGATGTCGGGCTGGAGATCAGCGAAGGGAAACAGGCGTTCCTGGAACGGATCGAGATCTCAGGTAATACAAAGACTCGAGATAAGGTCGTTCGACGGGAGATCCCTCTGAATGAGGGTGACCTCTACAATAGCCGTCTACTGGCGCGCGGTCGCCAGAATCTGAACAACCTTGGTTTCTTCGAGGATGTGAAGATCGAAACCCGTCGGGGGACCTCCGAGGATCGGGTGGATATCGATGTACTGGTGAAAGAGAAGCCGACCGGCTCCTTCAGCATCGGGGGCGGATTCAGTTCGATTGACGGCATCCTGGGTTCGGGTTCTATTTCTCAGAATAACTTTTTCGGACTGGGGCAGCGGATCTCGGTTTCAGCGCAAGTTGGTGCCAGGGCGAGTCGGTTTGTCCTGAACTTCTTTGATCCTTACATTCTGGATACGGGGACCTCGCTGGATGTCTCGGTCTTCAACCAGCGTCTGCTCTTCGACCAGCAGACCGGCTTTAATCAGGACAGCAAGGGCGGTTCGATCGCCTTTGGCCGACGACTCTACAAGGAGTTGTTCGGTAACCTGGGGTATCGATATGAGCGAAACAAGATCTTCGATGTCGAAGACACCGCGCCTAAGACTATCAAGGACGAAGAAGGAATAAATAAAACCGGGAGGGTATCGCTCGGTCTCTCGATGGATCTCAGGGATAACCGACTCGATCCGACCAAAGGTTTCACCGGGTCCGCAACGTATCAGTTCGCCGGAAACTTTCTTGGCGGGAGCAATAAGTTCCACCGGTTCAACCTGGATCTCGGCTACTATCACCCGCTGATCTGGAAGGTGATCGGTCATATCCGCGGCAACCTGATTGTAGCGAACGCCTACGGCGGGAAGGATCTACCGGTTCAGGAGCGGATCTACCTTGGCGGCACCACGACGGTTCGAGGATTCAAGACCTTCCACTTGAGCCCCACCGAGACGGTCAAGGACGACGCTGGCAACATCATTGGCGATGAGCGGATCGGCGGTACCAAGGCCCTCTACTTCAATAACGAGGTGATGTTTCCGCTCTACGATCCGTTGGGACTCAAGGGGTTGATCTTTTTCGATGCAGGCAATGTCTGGGCCGAGGGGGAAAGCCTTTCATTCAAATTGCGACCGACGGCAGGGGGTGGGGTTCGTGTGGCCACCCCATTTGGCCTGGTGCGGGTTGAGTGGGGTCTCAATCTGGATAAGCGGCCAGGGGAATCGAGCAGCGCCGTTCACTTGACGATGGGGTCGACGTTTTAG
- the clpB gene encoding Chaperone (Evidence 2a : Function of homologous gene experimentally demonstrated in an other organism; PubMedId : 12054807, 12220194; Product type f : factor): MFERFTERARKVIILAREEAIRLGHNFVGTEHLLLGLIREGDGLAVAILKKLNVNISAVKGEIEKIVSVGSEFSPAGEIPFTPQAKKVLEYAISEARSLGHNYIGTEHLLLGLIREGEGIASLVLRDFGVSVASAKAQAQELLGEQASKPTTSTRTPALDEFGVDLTAMARQDRLDPVIGRETEIERVIQILSRRTKNNPVLIGEAGVGKTAIVEGLAQRIVASNVPETLLRKRVVQLDLAGMVAGTKYRGQFEERLKAVVKEIQQSQSIILFIDELHTLVGAGAAEGAIDASSMLKPALARGELQCIGATTLDEYRRHIEKDRALERRFQAVQVGPPSVEETIRILREIKDRYEAHHCAIITDEAVTAAARLSQRYIADRFLPDKAIDVIDEAGSRARLKTLMLPQDLREMENEVERLRAQKEDAIRTQAFEVAARLRDSERKLRTELEEKKAHWKESRAKEKTMVTAEEVAYIVSKWTGIPLYQIEEEESAKLMRMEQDLTKRVVGQIEAIESVSRAIRRSRAGIKSPSRPVGSFIFLGPTGVGKTELAKALAEFLFGTEDALIRVDMSEYMERFSTSRLIGAPPGYIGYDDSGQLTEKVRRRPFSVILLDEIEKAHPEVFNLLLQIFEDGRLTDSYGRIVDFKNTILIMTSNIGARQIGLHTAMGFAKGGDEAVTYDKMRDTVLGELKRVFNPELLNRLDEVIVFHQLSKNELCKIVDLLLARLQLQLAERKISLAVDESAKEFLINRGFDPTLGARPLRRAIQRYVEDRLAEEVLKGRFAEGGTLRVKLEGDALAFEEVSLLEAPK; the protein is encoded by the coding sequence ATGTTCGAGCGATTTACAGAGCGAGCCCGCAAGGTCATTATCCTGGCCCGGGAAGAAGCGATCCGCCTTGGACATAACTTCGTCGGGACCGAGCATCTGCTGCTCGGACTGATCCGCGAGGGCGACGGACTCGCGGTTGCGATTCTCAAGAAGCTGAACGTGAATATCTCCGCAGTCAAGGGAGAGATCGAGAAGATCGTCTCGGTCGGCTCCGAGTTCAGCCCCGCCGGAGAGATCCCTTTTACGCCGCAGGCGAAGAAGGTCCTGGAATACGCCATCTCTGAAGCCAGATCGCTCGGACACAACTATATTGGGACCGAGCATCTGCTGCTCGGACTGATCCGCGAGGGCGAGGGGATCGCCTCATTGGTTCTGAGGGACTTCGGCGTCAGCGTCGCCTCAGCCAAGGCGCAGGCCCAGGAGTTGCTGGGCGAGCAGGCCTCCAAGCCCACGACCTCGACCAGGACGCCGGCGCTGGATGAGTTCGGCGTAGACCTGACCGCGATGGCGCGCCAGGACCGCCTGGATCCCGTGATCGGCCGCGAGACGGAGATTGAGCGGGTCATCCAGATTCTCTCGCGTCGGACTAAGAACAATCCGGTCCTGATCGGGGAGGCCGGCGTCGGAAAGACCGCCATTGTGGAAGGGCTTGCCCAACGGATCGTGGCCAGCAATGTGCCGGAGACCCTGCTGCGGAAGCGGGTCGTCCAGCTTGACCTCGCCGGCATGGTGGCCGGAACCAAGTATCGCGGTCAGTTCGAGGAGCGGCTCAAGGCCGTCGTCAAGGAGATTCAGCAGTCGCAGAGTATCATCCTGTTCATCGATGAGTTGCATACGTTAGTGGGTGCCGGCGCCGCAGAGGGCGCGATCGATGCGTCCAGCATGTTGAAGCCGGCGCTCGCGCGAGGGGAGCTGCAGTGCATCGGCGCAACCACCCTCGACGAGTATCGCCGCCACATTGAAAAGGACCGGGCGTTGGAGCGACGGTTCCAGGCGGTCCAGGTCGGGCCGCCGAGCGTGGAGGAGACGATTCGGATCCTCCGGGAGATCAAGGATCGTTATGAGGCGCATCACTGCGCGATCATTACCGACGAGGCGGTGACGGCTGCTGCGCGCCTGTCGCAGCGCTACATCGCCGACCGCTTTCTTCCAGATAAGGCCATTGATGTGATCGACGAGGCCGGCTCGCGGGCGCGGTTGAAAACCCTGATGCTGCCGCAGGATCTCCGCGAGATGGAGAACGAGGTTGAGCGTCTCCGGGCCCAGAAGGAAGATGCAATCCGGACTCAGGCCTTTGAGGTCGCGGCCAGGCTCCGCGACTCGGAGCGTAAGCTTCGGACTGAATTGGAAGAGAAGAAGGCCCACTGGAAGGAGTCCAGGGCGAAGGAAAAAACCATGGTGACGGCCGAGGAGGTGGCCTACATCGTCTCCAAGTGGACCGGCATTCCGCTGTACCAGATCGAGGAGGAGGAATCGGCCAAGCTGATGCGGATGGAGCAGGATCTGACCAAACGGGTGGTAGGGCAGATCGAGGCTATCGAGAGCGTCAGTCGCGCGATTCGCCGTTCGCGGGCCGGGATCAAGAGCCCGAGTCGTCCCGTCGGGTCGTTCATCTTTCTGGGGCCGACCGGCGTCGGGAAGACTGAGCTGGCCAAGGCGCTGGCGGAATTTCTGTTCGGAACGGAGGACGCGCTGATCCGTGTTGACATGTCGGAGTATATGGAGCGCTTTTCTACCTCACGGCTTATCGGCGCGCCACCTGGATATATCGGATACGACGATTCGGGTCAGCTCACTGAGAAGGTCCGGCGCCGGCCCTTTTCGGTCATCCTTCTGGATGAGATCGAAAAAGCCCACCCGGAGGTATTCAATCTGCTCCTCCAGATCTTCGAGGATGGTCGCCTGACCGACAGTTATGGTCGTATTGTTGACTTTAAGAATACCATCCTCATCATGACGAGCAATATCGGCGCCCGTCAGATCGGTCTCCACACCGCCATGGGCTTCGCCAAGGGCGGTGACGAGGCGGTTACGTACGATAAGATGAGAGACACCGTCCTGGGCGAACTGAAACGGGTCTTTAACCCCGAACTGCTCAACCGGCTCGATGAGGTGATCGTCTTCCACCAGTTGAGTAAAAATGAGCTCTGTAAGATCGTGGATCTTCTGCTCGCCCGTTTGCAGCTTCAGCTCGCTGAGCGTAAGATCTCACTCGCGGTCGATGAGAGCGCGAAAGAGTTTCTGATCAATAGAGGGTTTGACCCGACTCTTGGCGCCAGGCCGCTGCGCCGTGCCATCCAGCGCTATGTGGAGGACCGATTAGCCGAAGAGGTGTTGAAGGGGCGGTTTGCAGAAGGGGGCACTCTGAGAGTAAAGCTGGAGGGAGACGCCTTAGCATTTGAAGAGGTCAGCCTTCTCGAAGCTCCTAAATAG
- the lolD gene encoding lipoprotein-releasing system (ABC transporter), ATP-binding protein lolD (Evidence 2a : Function of homologous gene experimentally demonstrated in an other organism; PubMedId : 10783239, 11844772; Product type t : transporter) has protein sequence MNEFIRADGVYKSFQIDGGAVEVLKGVDLSIDQGEFIAIVGPSGAGKSTFLHLLGALDRPTAGRISYENVSLDRMDDGQLAGFRNRTVGFIFQFHHLLPEFTALENVMMPLLVARRDRLQTREIAVSLLREVGLEPRLSHRPSELSGGEQQRVAIARALGASPKVILADEPTGNLDTKTGDATFELLHRLNRERGLTFVMVTHNEKLAHRSDRIVTILDGRIVEKS, from the coding sequence ATGAATGAGTTCATCAGGGCAGATGGCGTCTACAAGTCGTTCCAGATCGATGGCGGAGCAGTCGAGGTCCTGAAAGGCGTTGATCTCAGTATTGACCAGGGGGAATTCATTGCGATCGTGGGACCTTCAGGAGCCGGAAAGAGCACGTTCCTGCATCTGCTCGGCGCTCTGGATCGCCCCACCGCAGGTCGGATTTCCTATGAGAATGTCAGCCTCGACCGGATGGACGACGGACAACTGGCCGGCTTTCGTAACCGAACTGTCGGGTTCATCTTCCAGTTTCACCATCTATTGCCGGAGTTCACCGCGCTGGAAAATGTCATGATGCCGCTTCTGGTGGCGCGTCGGGATCGATTACAGACACGGGAGATTGCCGTATCCCTGCTGAGGGAGGTAGGGCTTGAGCCCAGGCTCTCGCATCGCCCCTCTGAACTCTCCGGAGGGGAACAGCAGCGAGTCGCCATCGCGAGAGCCCTGGGCGCGTCACCTAAGGTCATCCTTGCAGACGAACCGACCGGAAATCTCGATACCAAGACAGGCGATGCGACCTTTGAATTGCTCCATCGGCTGAATCGAGAACGCGGCCTCACCTTTGTGATGGTTACGCATAACGAGAAGTTGGCCCATCGATCGGATCGGATCGTGACAATATTAGACGGTCGCATCGTAGAGAAGTCTTGA
- the lolC gene encoding Lipoprotein releasing system, transmembrane protein, LolC/E family (Evidence 2a : Function of homologous gene experimentally demonstrated in an other organism; PubMedId : 10783239, 11844772; Product type t : transporter): MPFELFVGLRYLKARRGQAFISLITLISIGGVALGVMALIVVLAVMSGFERDLRSKILGTNAHLWIVRAGDRGIEDPVQTAARVREVPRVVAVSPFTYHQVMLSTGRGAGGAVLRGIDLDSAREVTTLTESFAEVDPTRLKEPAEGSGWRLDPEGIIIGRALATNLGVGLGGRVNVISPFGNVLTPFGLAPRMRSFTVAGIFEMGMYEYDSALAYITITAAQQLFQMGQSVTGIEVKVDDLYRAKEVGADIQRRLGFPYVARDWMQLHRNLFAALKLEKLAMFVILTMIVLVAAFNIVSTLIMKVMDKGAEIGILKSIGASSRSIMLIFMVEGVVIGLVGTLLGTVGGAVICKLQETYKIVRLQGDVYLLDAVPILMKGTDLALIASSTLVLSFLATLYPSWRAARLDPVVAIRYE, translated from the coding sequence ATGCCGTTTGAACTGTTTGTAGGACTTCGGTATCTGAAGGCAAGACGAGGGCAGGCGTTTATCTCCCTGATCACGCTGATCTCTATCGGCGGCGTCGCGCTTGGCGTGATGGCGCTCATTGTCGTTCTGGCGGTGATGAGCGGATTTGAGCGTGACCTTCGGAGTAAGATCCTCGGGACGAATGCTCACCTATGGATCGTACGTGCCGGGGATCGAGGGATCGAGGATCCGGTTCAGACGGCCGCGCGGGTCCGCGAGGTCCCGCGTGTCGTGGCGGTCTCGCCGTTCACCTACCACCAGGTGATGCTGAGCACGGGTCGAGGGGCGGGAGGCGCGGTCCTTCGAGGTATCGACCTCGACTCCGCGCGGGAGGTGACGACGCTGACCGAGAGCTTCGCCGAGGTCGATCCGACGCGGCTGAAAGAACCGGCCGAGGGAAGCGGATGGCGTCTGGATCCCGAGGGGATCATCATTGGGCGCGCTCTGGCAACCAATCTCGGAGTCGGTCTCGGCGGACGGGTGAACGTCATTTCCCCTTTCGGCAATGTGCTGACCCCGTTCGGACTCGCGCCGCGCATGCGAAGTTTCACCGTCGCCGGAATTTTCGAAATGGGCATGTATGAATATGACAGCGCACTGGCCTATATCACCATTACGGCGGCTCAGCAACTCTTCCAGATGGGACAATCCGTGACAGGGATCGAGGTGAAGGTAGACGATCTGTACAGGGCGAAAGAGGTGGGAGCGGATATTCAGCGACGCCTTGGATTCCCGTACGTTGCAAGAGACTGGATGCAGTTGCATCGCAACCTTTTTGCCGCCCTGAAGCTGGAGAAGCTTGCCATGTTTGTCATCCTGACGATGATCGTGCTGGTGGCCGCCTTCAACATTGTGAGTACCCTGATCATGAAGGTGATGGACAAGGGGGCGGAGATCGGCATCTTGAAGTCGATCGGCGCCAGCTCAAGAAGCATCATGTTGATCTTCATGGTGGAAGGCGTGGTCATTGGACTGGTCGGCACCCTATTGGGAACTGTGGGAGGCGCGGTGATCTGTAAGCTGCAGGAGACCTACAAAATTGTCAGACTTCAGGGCGATGTCTATCTGCTGGATGCCGTTCCGATCCTGATGAAAGGGACCGACTTGGCCTTGATCGCCTCCTCGACGCTGGTCTTGAGCTTCCTCGCGACGCTCTACCCTTCCTGGCGGGCGGCCAGGCTCGACCCGGTCGTCGCGATCCGTTATGAATGA
- the lysS gene encoding Lysyl-tRNA synthetase (Lysine--tRNA ligase) (LysRS) has product MEEHNPLVSERIRKLAELEAAGVDPYPARFEIRNLAADLHREYAVLPEETDAAPEVAIAGRLMSLRHHGKVTFAHLQDGSGRMQIYLSRDVLGAQLYDLCKRLDVGDHLGVEGQLFRTRTGELTVRVGTVRLLSKSLRPLPEKWHGLTDVETRFRQRYLDLIVNRQVADAFRKRSRLIAEIRRFFESREFLEVETPMMQSMAGGAMARPFVTHHNALDIKLYLRIAPELYLKRLVVGGFDRVFEINRNFRNEGISTQHNPEFTMLEFYQAYADYEDLMAMTEEMLAHLAKGITGDQQVTYQGQQISFAPPWPKLTLEEALVKVGGLEAEALTTEEGVRATAGHHGITILPGWGKGKVMAELFDTLVESKLIQPTFIIDFPTELSPLAKATQGEPTTVQRFELFIGGMEIANAYSELNDPREQRIRFLDQLRQRDQGDLEAHGLDEDFLRALEYGMPPTAGEGIGIDRLAMLLTDSPSIRDVILFPLLKPAQGEQGGIDAV; this is encoded by the coding sequence GTGGAAGAGCACAATCCGTTGGTGAGCGAGCGGATACGGAAGTTGGCGGAACTTGAGGCGGCAGGTGTAGATCCCTATCCGGCCCGCTTCGAGATTCGGAACCTCGCAGCCGACCTTCACCGGGAGTACGCCGTCCTCCCTGAAGAGACCGATGCAGCGCCAGAGGTGGCCATTGCCGGTCGTCTGATGTCCCTGCGCCATCACGGCAAGGTTACCTTTGCTCATCTCCAGGACGGTTCCGGAAGGATGCAGATTTACCTCTCCCGGGATGTACTGGGCGCGCAACTCTACGACCTCTGTAAGAGGCTGGATGTCGGCGATCATCTGGGGGTGGAAGGTCAACTCTTCCGGACGCGGACGGGGGAGCTGACGGTACGCGTCGGGACGGTTCGGCTCCTGTCGAAGTCGCTGCGGCCGCTGCCGGAGAAGTGGCATGGGCTGACCGACGTGGAGACCCGTTTCCGCCAGCGCTACCTGGATCTCATTGTGAATCGCCAGGTTGCCGATGCCTTCAGGAAGCGCAGCCGTCTCATCGCGGAGATCCGCCGCTTCTTTGAGTCGAGGGAGTTCCTGGAAGTCGAAACCCCCATGATGCAGTCGATGGCCGGAGGCGCCATGGCGCGCCCCTTTGTGACGCATCACAATGCCCTCGACATTAAGCTGTATCTGAGGATTGCCCCGGAACTCTATCTGAAGCGGCTGGTGGTGGGAGGGTTCGACCGGGTTTTCGAGATCAACCGAAACTTCCGGAATGAGGGTATCTCTACCCAACACAACCCCGAGTTCACGATGCTGGAGTTTTATCAGGCGTATGCCGATTACGAGGATCTGATGGCGATGACGGAAGAGATGCTGGCTCACCTGGCGAAGGGGATCACGGGCGATCAGCAGGTGACCTATCAGGGACAGCAGATCTCCTTCGCGCCACCATGGCCGAAACTCACGCTGGAGGAGGCCCTCGTCAAGGTGGGCGGACTGGAGGCGGAGGCCCTTACGACGGAAGAGGGTGTGCGCGCGACGGCCGGACACCATGGGATCACGATCCTGCCTGGTTGGGGGAAGGGAAAGGTGATGGCCGAGCTGTTCGATACCCTGGTGGAGTCGAAACTTATTCAGCCCACGTTCATTATCGATTTTCCCACTGAGCTTTCCCCGTTGGCCAAAGCGACACAAGGTGAGCCGACGACCGTTCAGCGGTTTGAGCTGTTCATCGGCGGGATGGAGATCGCCAACGCCTACTCCGAGCTGAACGATCCACGCGAGCAGCGCATTCGGTTTCTTGACCAGTTGCGGCAGCGGGATCAAGGCGATCTGGAGGCCCATGGCCTGGATGAGGATTTTCTGCGGGCGTTGGAATACGGAATGCCTCCGACGGCCGGTGAAGGGATCGGCATTGACCGGCTGGCGATGCTCCTGACCGACTCCCCATCGATTCGCGATGTTATTCTTTTTCCTCTCCTGAAGCCCGCCCAAGGCGAACAGGGCGGTATCGATGCCGTTTGA